The Arvicanthis niloticus isolate mArvNil1 chromosome 2, mArvNil1.pat.X, whole genome shotgun sequence genome includes a window with the following:
- the LOC143441215 gene encoding WAP four-disulfide core domain protein 15A yields the protein MKLSSRLLFTTTILLCLMVQPRETRKGVTPKPGYCPEFLLDCPFVLLPVCSRDKGCKGTKKCCFYYCQMRCVEPWTTLT from the exons ATGAAGCTAAGCAGCCGCCTGCTGTTCACAACAACCATCCTCCTTTGCCTTATGGTGCAGCCTAGAGAAACTAGGAAAGGAG TTACGCCGAAACCGGGCTACTGCCCAGAGTTTCTTCTTGACTGCCCGTTTGTCCTGTTACCCGTATGCAGCCGTGATAAAGGGTGCAAGGGCACCAAAAAGTGCTGTTTCTACTACTGTCAGATGCGGTGTGTGGAACCTTGGACAACTTTGACTTGA
- the LOC117704438 gene encoding WAP four-disulfide core domain protein 15B-like has protein sequence MKLLSFSLLTVTILLCCNMVQPELKRKVLSKPGYCPEFRLSCPFVLIPKCRRDKGCKDLLKCCFYYCQMRCVEAWETVD, from the exons ATGAAGCTGCTTAGCTTTTCTCTGCTCACGGTGACCATTCTTCTTTGCTGTAACATGGTTCAGCCTGAACTAAAGAGGAAGG TTTTGTCCAAACCTGGGTATTGCCCGGAGTTTCGTCTTTCCTGCCCCTTTGTCCTTATACCCAAATGCAGACGTGATAAAGGCTGCAAGGATCTCCTAAAGTGTTGCTTCTACTACTGCCAGATGCGCTGTGTGGAAGCATGGGAGACTGTAGATTAG